AAAAGAAGTAAAAGATGAaaatttttaacactttcatgaAATATAATACTGTCCTGTTGTGTTACCCCAAAGTGTGGGacattgttaaataaaatactctGAACAATTCACTGCAACTCTGTGCCTCTCGTTACACCAAAAATATTATCAAACTCAAGTATAcctacacacgtacacacacacatatatatacacacacacacacaaataaatacatacacacacatatacacacatatatgcacacacatacacatatatgtacacacacatacatacacgcacacatacacacacgtacatacacgcacacacacacatacatacacacacacacacacatatatacataccacACATTCTACTCAATGCCTGCATGTGTTACAAGGATAGAGACCGATAAcacaataaacaatattttgtgtgtattatttttttctccccgatTATTATGAGTTCTGCTGTGTGGGAGTCACAGAAGCGTGACGGAAGGTGTTGTGGGCCCCGAGTGTGGTTTTTGGTTCCCCCCTCACGCTCCTTTGAATCCTTATTCGTTCCACATGTGCTTCTTTCTGCCCCGGCGGCCGAACGCACGCAGAGAGAGGGCCGAATCGGGGCCAATGTGGGAACGCGTCTATTCCAAAGGCTGGGGCCagcttccaagcgggctccatGTGTGTAATCAGAGCAGAGCATGCACGCCCAGAGACATGTCAATGCTCCATTAACCTCTTCACTGCCagacctcctttttttttttttaataaaagctattttcTTTGCTGACTGGGcagctgcaaaaaaacaaacgtgGAATTCCTCGCTCCCTGCTCAGTTTTTTCGGGCCCGTCGTATGAAAATGTCTGTCTGCGGGTGTATATGAACTCGCTCTCACTCTTTGGTACTTGGAGGTTGTTACGTGTTGGCAGGTGTAGCGCGTTACCTCTCCTTCCCCGTCAAATCATATGACAGATGTGTCTCTTCGTGTTTGACAAACGCCATATTATTTCTGTTTCATCCAACAAACACAGACCTTAAATTCATCTCATAGACGTTAACCCTTCAGAAGATGTGAACGCCCATCCCGGCATCATAGCCGCCGCTTCGTGTTAATCTACAGAATGCCGGTTTAGCCCTTTTTGCAGGAAAAGCTCGTCAAACGTCGATTCAAGCTGCGTGTAAACTGACTACTTAAGTCAATTCACTAACTTTTTTGGCGCAAACACAGCTTTATAGCCGCTTAACATGACCCAGACTTCTTGTTGGCTGTAACGTTTCGGCTTGGCCTTTGTCATTCTTAAATAGTTTAGGTTGACCACCCCAAATTTGGCAGAATTGCCTTAGCTGAAGCCGTTTAATATTTACTTGGACAACCTGACATGGTGATACCGGATACGATGTATCTGTAGGTCCCCACGGACATGGATAACATTCGAGTCATTCCAGAGTCATCTCAGCTTTTCGGGGGTCCGAGTGCGTTGACGGCACTGTACAAATACGGCAAATCCGTGATAAGCGCCACGTGCCATTTAATCCCAATAGCTGCATGCGCGGGACGCGTTATGAAGTGATGCTGGCTCACGTCCAGGGCCGTGTAAAATCCTAATCCTGGTCttccatgaaaacaaacatagaCGGAAAGCATTCATTCTAACCATAAATTGCAAATCTTGACAGAACGTCATTCAGAAATCGCCCCCTTCCCCCGTTTTGCTTTTCGCGTCAGATATCGAAGggactttatattttttttaaaaaaggcaggaaaaataagataaaaatttaataaatcttttatatatgtttttattcacGGATATAACTGAATGTCGGGCATCAAAGAGATTCTACAGCCGGGTTACGGTTTCCGGACTGTAGATtcttaatgattttttattaccattttggatgttttatggttattttgttattgtgaTTAGGGTGCAGTCCTTGGAACCCGATGAACCGCCAATGAAGATTAACCCTCGATGGTAAAGTTAATGGTGTGTACGTCTCGGGTCTTTTGGGTCTGTTctctaaagggagagtttgacTTCATTGTACGTTATTAGGAGCCAACCCCATGAGCTTCTACTTCAGGCAGAGCATGgttagccctgtataatgtatagttcattaAGTGAATTTTCTTGAAAGTCTCCCCACCcgttgaattatgcattatgcaggccTAGGTAGGTCCTTTACACTGGAGCTTGCAagagttggcccttcataatgaatagtaaaacatttactttagtgaatagaccccttagTGTTAGCCAGACATAAAGACAGGAGTCCCTCAAGGAGGGCTTGCCATTTTTAGATAGATTAACtgtgaattatatatttttttgctcacAGACTCAACTTTGGTTGCAACCCAGTGAGGTTTACTTAGGCAGTTGTTGGAGACAGAAAGCATTAAGGAAAGAGACACGATTAAGGCTCAGGGCATTAGTCCATATCAGCAGCTAAAACATTTCTCTACGGCGATGGGGTTATGGACGCGTCAGCAGAATGAGGGTTAAGCAAAGCTTGGCTGAGGTCTCCCTCCGTCCTCACAGCTTCTAAATAAAATACCGCATTCTCAGGCAAAAGAATCTCTGAAAGGACTTCATTTTATTAACTGATGTGGTTTTAATTCCATTGTCAAGAAAACCTGAGGAGATCTGCCCTTCGTCCGAATGGAAACttttaagatttgttttttttcctatggcaataacctatcagttcctgcctttgtgtcacatgacaattaagtgttcccagcacAATGACCATAGAGAAcgatacctgccaagtgtcccaatTCTGTCTGTTTCTGTCTGTTTCTGTTCTCTCCCACTATCCTTGGTAGGACAGTTTTTTTCCCTTGTCTATGTTTGTGACCGCTATCCACTTATGCCTCCATATAGAGTTCATGCGTGAATTTGCATGAAGTGTTTTGGGGTCTACACTAGTCCTTTATCGATCAGTTTTGGAAATAAATTAGCTTTTCACCCTGCCGCTCATTTGATTAATAATTACACGATTGTGCAACACGATTGAAATATTTGGTGAGTTTCAGATATTTTCATACACATGGTTATTACTCAGAATTTAGTCACCATTCctccccaaataaaaaaaaattgcactttCTTTTCAAGTTATTAGGAACGGTAAATACGGGAAAATTGTTTTCTCGTGAATAAGTCGGAATAAATCTACTGACCCCAATGTGATTATGCGTCACTATGACTCGGGGCACTAAAAAGCCCCCCCTACCCCGTTACTCAACCATAAGTGGCCATACTGAGGAAATATGTCTTTTCCGTCCTGCCGCTGAGCAAAAAGGTTTTGCTTCTTAATCAGAACCACATGTAACGTGAAACTACCCAGACGGGGCGAAAAGAATacagtctgtctctctcttttatttcttcttcttttttttttttgttctggttCCCAGGCATACGCGGCCGTCTTagttacaaaatatacatttatttttctcttttcccccCACTGCGTaagtctagaaaaaaaaaataaaattagcgGGGAGGCTGGAAGGCAGCCGCCAAATGCGAATTCAAATGTGTGTCAACGTAGTTCGCTGGCGTAGAAGTGAGAGAGGAAAGAGACGTTTGAGGCTAAGACTTTTGGAATGGTGATGGGATacaatattcaataaaatttattttttttggtaaaaaaacaaaatccaagcGTTTTGGGGAGACAACCGCTGCCACGGGGTTCCTCATGGGACAGATTTTCAGTGTGAGATTATAAATTAAGTGCAAccagaaaataataatgatccTTGGGAGAAGTTCTTAAAGTCTATGTGATGGGTCACAAGGATCCTATGTAGTCtcctatatatatagagagagagagagagagggagagagaagtatTTATGATTGGATCAAACctttaccatatatatatatatatatatatatatatatatatatatatacagaaatacaTACATCCTCTGAACTCTTTCCATAGATGGCAGCGCAGAAGCTGAGACTTGCTGGCAAAGCCAAGTTCTCGATCTCCAGCCGGACAGACACGGGCGTCCATGCCCTCTGCAATTCCGCTCACGTGGACATCGAGAGAGAAGGAGGAAAGCCACCGTTTTCAGAGACCATCCTTGTGAACGCTTTGAACCATCACTTGAAGCCAGAGTCCATCTCGTGAGTAACAAGGAGACCATGGTAGGGCGTTTAGAAACACTTCACGGAGTGTTACTTTCATAGTAACCAGTTTGGTTCTAGAACATCTGTTGGCAAAAAATAGACGATGCCGTTGAGTCCTATGACGTATTTTGTTACCACATTGTAGAGATCAATCGAAAAAGGTACCCCGCTTCATCTCATGGTTGGGGACTTGGGACTAAACCTTCAATATTAATGGACAGTTCTCTGAGAATTTATGTTCTCCGTCATCGTTCTTATTACAGAGCATCCTTTTTGCAAATCCACCGCTTACTCCTGaagatatttaattattactatttcaaGCAGTCAtcaaactgtttttatttttagttttttggaTGGCAGGTGCACTTTGTTATCAGGGAAACGTCCAGAGCGGCCTGTGATAGAGCAGATAGACTGCAGATGCCTCTGGCAGTCAGGAGAAGTAAAGCAGATAAGTGGACGATGCACTGTATGTTTATTGTTGCTAACAGATGAGATGGAGCGGCAATGATTTCTGGCGTGTAAACACAGAAAACTGTACATTCCTGCCCATACTGCAAATCTCGCACACAAAGCCTGGTTCCCATGGTAACTAATTACCACAATTGAACAGCATGTTCAGTTTTTACTTTTTCGGGGGATGACAGGCGAGCCTCGGTACACTTGCCAGTAGGATGCTCACATTTTGGAATCCAAGTTAAAACAAGTTACAGGCCAACGTGAAGACCGTGTCAGCCATTTTCAGCCATCCAGCTGGTTTGGGATAGCAACCCCCATCAGGGACGAAGTGAACTCCACAAAGGGTTGGATGTGAGTGTAGACCTGGAGATGTCTTTTAGAAGTGAACTCCACAAAGGGTTGGGTGTGAGTGTAGACCTGGAGATGTCTTTTAGAAGTTGAAGGACTTCACAAACATTCTGCTGCAGGAACTCGATAATGGTGGaaaaccaaatggttcttatgaaAACCATAACTTGACCCACCTGTATTGAAGTAGGGAATTCAGCTGTGATGTAGCTTTGAGAAAAGCACCAGTTGGGATGCCTAGATATCATTCAAGGAGAGTAGAAGTTGAAGTAAGCTCCTGACTTTGATCCATAGAATCCACAAATCTTTCTGTCTGGTTTGAATTGCAAGTTTTAATGTGTCTTGCTGACCCTGGAGTTATGGGGCGGCATTGCCAAGGTATGCGTCAGCCTTTGGTACCGGCTGTAAACAAGGATGTTGCCCACATGTGCGTACCAGCCAGAACTGCGTTTAGATGACAAAGCCTTAAGCTAAGATAATGAAGGGACAATGTATTGTAATAAACCTGAATCCAAGTGTTAAAGGGTTTTATTTAACCGCATGAAACCGCTTTATCATCAGTTTACCtgtattattttcatgttcTGGATTCTTGTAGTTATATTCAGCTTTCGTGAATGCTTACTGTAAGTTTGTATCTCTTTTGCCCAGGGTACTTAAGGCCATTCGCGTTAGTGACAGTTTCCACGCGCGATACAATGCATTATCTCGGACGTACATATACCGCATAGTGACCGGATGCAACCACTTTGACCTTCCAGTGTTCGAGAGGAATCTGTGTTGGGCAGCGTGTGTAAGGTAGGTCTTCGGGAACTGAAACATTAAAATGGGAACAAAAAATTGGGATTTTGTGATGTTTGATGGAACCGTGCTCCCAAATCAACAGCGGCttatggaaaatatattcataCTACCACTTCCTAAGTCCAGTCCTTGAGTGTGAAAGCCTTGACTAGACAGCTGCCTTCACTAAGGGTCTTGCACGGGTGACATTTTTAATTGGCTGACTACCCCTCTCTTCCTGTGAAGGTTAAGACTCGGGCATGGCTGTTTGATGTTGGGCAGATCTGGCCAAAAGGTTATATAGGAGTATATACCATAATTATTGGTCATGTGTATGAGTCCATGGAGCAAAACTGGCGACTTTGTAAGAAAATGCCACCATCTTACCAAGTTCCCGAGCCAGTTTTCACCCACTTGTTGCCTGTAATGAGAGCTAATGTTCTAAGCGTACTCTGGTTTTTGACTGATTACCTTTAATGTTTGGTGTTATTGTTATTTGCAGTAGTCTGAACATTCCAGCCATGCAAGAGGCGGCACAGCAGCTACTTGGGACCCATGACTTCAGTGCTTTTCAATCAGCCAACTCAGAAAATGTGTTCAGGTCTCCCATCAAGACATTACTGCGGGCAGATATTACGCCCTCCTCTGGTTTCTGGCCCCATCACACACAATACAGGTAACTTTACAGTTTAGGTTTAGGTTCATGAGAATGTGGAAATAGTATCTTAACCATTCTAGATGACTTATCATGCCACTCATTTTGGGAATATCCAAAGCAGAGATCAAATAATGACAGCCAGGATTGATagtccatttatttattaaatcccttagattgtaaactcacaagcCAGCCCCTAAAGACAGGAACTTTGTATGAAGCTCTGGCTGCTCAGTTTCAGTTCTAGTAGCATGCGTATGATTGGCTATTTCCATTAACCTCAGTGGGAGGTCGTGTACAGAtgatgtgcaggaagtgtacttaagtacgCTTCCTGGTTTCATGGGTTTATGAAAATGAGACAAACGCCTCGTTTTCAAACTTCAATTTATGTTACCTCCTTGTCCTAGAAATTCAAATTACTGTGCAGACAAAGCCTCAAGGGAGACCATGTAACCACGAGTatggaaaatgaaatgtaacacACCCGGTTTGTCATTTCCTTCTCGATGTTTATGATTGTCTGAAATATGCAGTGGGGACAtaaattggaaaaaatacacaagcaCGTTTAGGGCCATCTTTTAcccagggcaaaaggggcagctgccctggACTAATCTTAGGGGCCCATAACAGCTGCCCATTAAGACCCCATTGTTTGCATACAAGCAGCCAGCTGCATAGAGGAGGAATAACTGAGTCTCAAGCCAGGAGTGAGAGAAGGCTCCTGGCAGCACGGCCCCTGAGGAAAGCTTACCCAGGGCCACATTGGCattatgttcattttattattacagtaGTTCTATATGCTTTAGGGGAAAGGCATTGAATCTGATTTCACCCTAAAGATACAACTTTGAATGGGTTAACAGCGGAGACTAAGAGTAGGCATGAATTTCCCATGAATGAGGCAACATCTGGTGTAAATAATCATATTTCCCTCTGGATTCTTGTGCAGGCGTCAATGGACAGCCGGCTCCACCCGTTCATGTAACGACATAAAAATGTTGGGCTTTACAATGGAAGATCCCCGTTACCACCCTCCATCTGTGACCCAAACCTTCCGTATCTTAAAGACAATCCTCCCATTGCAATGTCACTGGTatttacaatgtaaaaaaaggtTACCATGTTGAAGATGATGTAACAAGGTAACGATCACCTAGAggaggggcgtccaacctgcggccctccagctgctgcaggactacatctcccataattctCTTTCAGCTCAatggctggctgaggagtatgggagatgtagtcctgcagcagctggagggtcgcaggttggacacccttgacCTAGAAAAAAAAGGCCTTTCATCAGTAGGGCAGACAAAGTATATGTTCTGTCTCTTGTGTTCACTGCGTCTTTTATTTTCTAGGGACTTGCAGTTCTGGGACTTGACCTTCCAGGGCAGATCATTCCTTTATAAGCAGGTACGGTACTCTGGCCATAACTGGTGGATTATCCGTGCGacaactatttattttatttttttattaaaaacaagtgATTTTCAATTACAACATAATATTtgtaacatattttgtttttacgaAAGTTTCTTTAAAGTACTAATACTCCAAACAGGtaattatttattcaattaTCTTAACACGTGTTACATTCTGGAGGCCAGTAACGTTTAATCACAAATTGCATCAAAGAGGTTTTCTTGTTTGATAAGTTATCCCAACATAAATCCTGAAAAGTAACTTTGGCTGAATCGTTGAGAAGTTCCAAGATGTTTCTTAGTACGGCATTTGGCTGAACCCCATCATCTCCCAATTGTACCTGTCTCTGTGTCGAcaagattatattatatttatatatatatatatttatattaaaacaacattttcgTTGGAGAACTGCCAAAAAAATcccctttaaaaatattatgttgtATTGGAAAATGACacaatttgaagaaaaaaaataaaggcggTTCCAGAATAATACACAAACACCGAAAAAACTTCAGCCTTAAGAGCTCTGCCCAGGGCCCTCAAGTGCATTAAATTACTTTTGACCTCATAACAAAACAATGGACGGGACACTCCTTTTAAAACATGTCAATGTCAAAATACGCCTCGTTCGCCCTTGGATTTGAAGGAAGGCACCAAATTTGCTGATTAGTGACTAAGATACGAACCTACAGTTTGTTGCTATTGACAGTTGATATTTGTTATCATTCTTAAGGTTTCCAGTCCATTGTCCACGTGTCAGACCAATAATTATTGTCTACTGAACACTGGATCTACCCCGGGTTGTTTTCCCTTCATCAACTATCTGACAGTAGACAAATCAAGCTTTTGATTTTACAAACAGAGGTTGATACTCTTGATAGTTCTTCCTTAAAAcggaatgttagtccaataaaaaggaaTTATTTCATATGGCAGTATGGTTTACATTACTGGACTAACATGGCTGTCCCAAGCTTCATAATGTGTTCTCGCTCTGCCCCCTGGTGAAAATCTCACAAAATGCCTTTAAAGCAGGTGTAAGAAGGACAAGATTAAAACCTCCAGCAGAAGACATAGAGACAAAAACAActtacacaataaaaaaatgtttgtctttattgtttaaccttgtGTGACAGTTAAATGATACATGGATGTTATATTCCAGGCAGCCCCTTTTTCGTCTGTGGATATTCTAATCTTAGCTTCGATGTTATTTAAGACAGTGGCTTTTTAAAGTTATTGCAGAAAGGGATAAGCTTCCGTCGCTGGTCTTCACAGGTCAGGAGGATGACTCGGGCTTTGGTAGCCGTTGGTCAGGGTCGGCTCACACCTCGGGAAATGAAAGATATTATGGAGGCGCGAGACCCTACAGCGTTCCCGGGGAACACAATCGCTCCAGCGGACGGCCTGTTCCTGAAGAAAGTGGAATACGATGGAATTGGTGAGCAGCCCGCGGGGTAATATGCCATCTCTCGGCAAAGGTTTATCAACACAGATTGTCACGGTTTTCTGCTGTAGAGATAGCGCTTGTGATGTAAACATGCTAGTTTTTTGGCCTGCTATAGAAACAACACAGGTATCAAAATGTGACGGCTGATAAAATATAGTTAAGTTTGTAGTATGGACAGTTACTTGTATTTGACATCATTACTTCTCTAATGCGACTGACATCTCTGACCTCGGCCCGTTCAGATCTGAGAGCCTCGCAGTAAGCTGATTTCCCATATTAACGtattaatgaatgatttccggtattaatgtattaattaaagATTTCACTATTAACGTATTAATAAATGATTTCactattaatgtattaattaatgATTTCACTATTAACGTATTAATTAATGATTTCACTATTACCGTATTAATTAATGATTTCACTATTAACGTATTAATTAATGATTTCACTATTAACGTATTAATTAAAGATTTCACGTATTAACGTATTAATTAAAGATTTCACTATTAACGTGCCATTGCTCTAAATTACATGGAGGAAAGCAGGGAACTGGCTTTATATCTCTCTGCCGGACACATGCCTTTTCTGTCTGTCCTTCCAGTCGTTAATATTTATGATGTACTGGGACTGAAGTCAGAGAAGTTTGGGACTAGTATTGGGTTTTAATGTACCGGCTTCTATAGCTAAAACAGACTCGACCCCAAGTCTCTCCCGCCACAGGAAAAGCAGGAGTCGTACAGAGAAAATAACTCCTTATAATAATTTCCTCCGAACTGGCTGCAGTTCAAAGTACATTtctattcctccccattattaGTGAGGGGGAGCGAAGGAAGACCCTCGCTGAGACAAAGCCATCTTTGTTAGCCCGGTCTGCACATTCATATCTTTCTTCTGTACCAGAGGCCAATAAAGCAGGAGGAGGACAGACAGCTAGTGACATATAAGAGCCCAGTAATTACCTCACATACCAGGATGTATGACATCACTATAAAACTTTAACCTACTGAGTGCCAGAAGGGTTTTAAATTACTATTAATAACTGTCCAACCGTGGCCCTCAAATAGAACTATTGTAGtatcactttttattattttgtgattaCGCGTTATCGCCTTCTACCAGTATAAATGACATTGGAACTAATTTCCCATTGTAGTGATCATGGATTGGTTTTTTTAACGTTCTgactctttttttctccccatagACTGAAGTTCAGAAATGATGTTGAAGTTGAGAATCCAATGTCGGAGTCTCTCTAGCTGAATACCAGCAACTCGGTGCCACATCAGCTCCCGAGGAGAAACGCTGTGCATGGACTTTTAATTACCGTGTCCTATAAGGGCCGACACCTGCCCCACAAAACGCCTAAACCTGTTCCAGAGCCCAAGAGTCAACCATGGCAGCATTTTAGTGTCTGCAGACCAACCCGGTGTCACTGATGGTGCGTCAACCCTCGTTGCTACAGATATGGTTCAGTTTGGGTGTCCGACGCTCTCCGTGAATATATACCTCAAATAGGATACCCTTCCTTGTCCTATTGAAACAaccgttttattttacttgggACAAAATGTGTACTCCTCATAGGAGTGTATTTATCCCAGAGAACAAATACCTCTCAGATGCGTCTTACTTAAGGCATATTTTATAAGTAACAATGAGAAAGATAGAAGTTATGGAATTGTTATAACATTAAGATAataaaagtttaatatttttattttaattatttttttctcttcccttctAATCATCAAGCATGCTTTTATCTTTCTTGAAGCTGGGAGCAACTGAACAGCTAAGGTCagcatgtgtatttatttattgaaatgtgCAGCTTTATGTGAGATTAATATTTTCCATCATGTTTAAAAAGTTATGTACAACAAGGTGATGTCAGAACACAAGTAgtgtaaatttgtgtgggtCGGGTGCTAATTATAGTGTTCCACGTGATTGTGGGTAGCTGCTTCCTTTATATGTAGGCTTAAGCGATAGTTTTTAGAGTCTATACGGTTCATTTGTGATGAACGCTTTTCCGCATTAGTTGTACTGAGAAACTTGGATCGTCAACTTCACAGACGGCAAGAACATATTGGGCTTGGCGGGCATGCTAAACAACCACTAAACAAACTTATTTCAGTTACCACGTCTTTTCTTGCTCCATCATCTACTTATGGCTGATCAACCTCCCTTAGCGGCAACTCTTCTCAATTCCACCAACCCCAGCGAAGAATGTGGATTGGAAGCGGAATTCCAGTATGGCTTCTTCACGGTTGTGTACAGCCTTGCATTCATTCTGGGTTTGCCGGGGAATGCTGTAGCGTTATACTTCTTATGTCAGCCTTCGCAGCGTGCCAGACGttctaacatttattttataaacctgtCTGCAGTGGATTTGGTTTTCATATGCTTGCTGCCAATGCGTATCTATTACCACAGCCGAGGAAACGATTGGGTGTTTGGAGATGTACCTTGTCGGATTACTGGCACCCTGTTTTATTTGAACATCTACTTGAGCATTGGTTTTTTCACGTGCATCGGTATGGACCGGTACCTTGCTGTAATGCATCCAGTAACCTATCTGAGACTGAAGTCCAGTCAGTACCCATTGGTGTTGACCGTCGGTATCTGGATCCTCGGCAGCGCCATCGTTCTGCCGTTAATTCTTGGGGGTCCACTTGACAACGTGCCGGGAAACAGTAGCCGGATTTCTTGTTTTGAAGACTTTTCCAAGCGGAGCTGGCACAATCGTCTCATACCGTACAACGTCTGTGCCTTGACCTTTGGCTTTTTGGTCCCTTTCACGGTTATCGCAGTGGTTTTCCCAGTGATGGCACACAGAGTGTGCCGGATTAAAAACAGTATCCACAGAAAGGTCGCTTTGAGAATCATTGGCTTTATTCTTGCAGTCTCTTTCTTTTGCTTTCTGCCCTACAACATCACGCATCTATTTCACTTCCTTATGAGACTTGGCTTCATCCAACAGTGCGCGGCTTCGAGACACATCTACAAGCTCCGCCGGATTACTTTAGCACTAGTAAGTCTAAATAGCTGCCTCAACCCCATTCTCTATTTCATACCTCTTATAAGCCGACGATTCAGTGCCCCAAAGTTTTTTTACTCCAAGAAGGTATACAACATGAATGAAAACACACATTCCAGGACTAAGGCCACAAATCCATTGTGTCAACGCGAAGCGGCCATATTCCCAACGGTCGCAACGGCAGAATGGTCAGCGGTCTAAAGCTACAAGATATCACCGT
This window of the Spea bombifrons isolate aSpeBom1 chromosome 12, aSpeBom1.2.pri, whole genome shotgun sequence genome carries:
- the LOC128470658 gene encoding lysophosphatidic acid receptor 6-like, whose product is MADQPPLAATLLNSTNPSEECGLEAEFQYGFFTVVYSLAFILGLPGNAVALYFLCQPSQRARRSNIYFINLSAVDLVFICLLPMRIYYHSRGNDWVFGDVPCRITGTLFYLNIYLSIGFFTCIGMDRYLAVMHPVTYLRLKSSQYPLVLTVGIWILGSAIVLPLILGGPLDNVPGNSSRISCFEDFSKRSWHNRLIPYNVCALTFGFLVPFTVIAVVFPVMAHRVCRIKNSIHRKVALRIIGFILAVSFFCFLPYNITHLFHFLMRLGFIQQCAASRHIYKLRRITLALVSLNSCLNPILYFIPLISRRFSAPKFFYSKKVYNMNENTHSRTKATNPLCQREAAIFPTVATAEWSAV
- the PUSL1 gene encoding tRNA pseudouridine synthase-like 1 — encoded protein: MTLNKVRYLVFFQYFGTKYSGVMETPADQAVLGVQNYLEMAAQKLRLAGKAKFSISSRTDTGVHALCNSAHVDIEREGGKPPFSETILVNALNHHLKPESISVLKAIRVSDSFHARYNALSRTYIYRIVTGCNHFDLPVFERNLCWAACVSSLNIPAMQEAAQQLLGTHDFSAFQSANSENVFRSPIKTLLRADITPSSGFWPHHTQYRDLQFWDLTFQGRSFLYKQVRRMTRALVAVGQGRLTPREMKDIMEARDPTAFPGNTIAPADGLFLKKVEYDGID